One Pristiophorus japonicus isolate sPriJap1 unplaced genomic scaffold, sPriJap1.hap1 HAP1_SCAFFOLD_483, whole genome shotgun sequence genomic window, caagacaaatttgattctgtgaattcatatttagaagacttgaaaatttcatgggactcgTGTTGGAATCTGCACAGACGGTGCTCCATttatggtgggatgtgtcaaaggattcattacacTTGCAAAGTAACATAaaccaaatatattattcacccattgctttttgcatagagaagcacttgttgcaaagacattaccgctagaattaaaatctgtgttcGATCAAgatgttaatattgtaaattatataaaatcaagaactttaaaaactcgcttgtttaaacagctctgcaaagctatggatgcacagcacgaatgtttacttttgcatacagaggtaagatggctttcaaggggaaaagtcttatgtcgtgtatttgaacttaaagaagaattgtcagtattttttgaaagagaagtcaatgataccttttgcaaataccttaagagtgaaatgtggtgtgctaagttaacatatttggcaggtatatttaattgtcttaacagcgttaataccagtatgcaagggagaaatgaaaacattctcacctctacagacaagctattagcttttcagaaaaaaaattctatctggaaaaagagagcaacagaaaaaaaccttgaaatgttccctttgataccaagtCACAGAATTAAAAACATTGCTCCTATCGTGATAGAgtatttggcatcactggaagacaacatcaaaaaatattttccatctttggatgtagagaggtatgattgggtaagaaatccattttctccaattagtacgtcagattttgattttacattgcaagaagtagaagaattgacttctatttctacagaccgccCTCTTAAAATgcaacattcagatatgtctcttgatgcgttctggatttctattaaagaagaatatcttGCAATATCAAAAAAAACCTTGAGAATTCTGAtacagttttcaacatcatatctctgcgaattaggattctcaactcttaagaacatcaaatgcaaaaaacgggaaaaacttagcgaacttgaacacgaaatgagagtcgccttattGGTTTTGtgccctaatattagtgacataactaaaaaacgtcaggctcaagtatcacattaaaatactaattaatctataattagtgtgaggaattattattatagtttattattttgTTACTtgcagaataaaaaataattatcatacatgtgtacaatgttgtatatcttcatatacgggaaataaaatgttttttacattttctgaaacttgctttgtttttaacctgtgttcaccttttaatcccttcaagtgtgccgccaaaaattctagtattgGAAAGTGTGCCAcaaacacaaaaaggttgagaaccactggtctaaagataaggggtaggccatttaggactgagatgaggagaaacttcttcactcagagttgttaaactgtggaattccctatcgcagagagtcgttgatgacagttcattggaatattcaagagggagttagatatggcccttacggctaaagggatcaaggggtatggagagaaagcaggaaagggatactgaggtgaatgatcagccatgatcttattgaatgatggtgctggctcaaagggccgaatggcctactcctgcacctagtttctatgtttctatatttaaaataaatcaagattgaatttaattaattttttttaaaattaattttttgaaaaataaatttacatattttaaagggcctaaaaataaacttaccttacagGATTCAGGATTTTGAAtacttaaattattgaaaaaaatgtctTTAAAAGTCTTACATTGATAGATGTAGgccttgcgcctgcttttaccagtcatAAATATTTCAGGGGCACTTGGTGGGCAGAagtggggcaaatagcccaactgtcCACCCACGGGGGCCTTTACTTCCGGATACGTGCGATCTGTCAACAGGATtcttggcagatcgcaagttctggggttAGGTGCATGCACTTCGCaaacctaaacctggaacttgctggGCCCCTACAGGCAGGTGCACAACTTGTCCACATCCTGGGGCCGTGGATTCAGGGCCATTGTTTGCCACTAATGTGATTGACATCAGGTAATTCAACACAAAGCGGCAATCAAACCTGACATATGTTTGGTCTCAGCAGCTCATAAACCGTAGTGCTATAAACTTTGACTCGGTATTTTAAATTACTATTTTTTTCATTTAAATGCATAACATTTGATGTAAAATAATGAGAATGACCCCAGCTGTCTCGCATTGTTTGTTCAAATGGCTGTAACTAACCAGCAATTAAGTTACCCAATGGTGGCACTGAGGGAATCTCTGAAGCTCATATAAAGATCGCTTGACTCTATCACTGAGCATGTGCCGGGGCTCCTTGCATTCGGCTAAGACAGATATCATCGTTCCTAACAGAAAATGCACGAGCCAATAAGTGGCCAAGTATATGCGACCTTCTATCTCATTCTTGGCGCTGTTGGCGTTCCAGGTAGGTCATTAATGTTCTAATTATTGTTCCTCATCCAAAATGGTCTTTAATTGTTCCATTGTTGCTGCCGATTCCTGAATGAAATCTCAGTGTGTTTGTGTCTTTCCTACAGAATCACTTTTTCAGTAGAAGCTGCTCAATTAATGATTATCCTCAAAGTACATGTTCTCCTTTTATGACATTCTATTGCCAATGCTTCTTGGTCCATTTCAAAATTGTTACCTCGCCTTGTCCAAAGGACTGACTCTCATATTATGCAGACACTAAACTAGCAACCAGAATAAAATTGTTATTGTGTATATTGCAATCAGAATTGTGCTTGTATTAAGGTAAAAAGAGATGCATTTATTTCTATAGGTTGCTGCCAAATAATACTTAAtgtagtggcagatggaatttaatgcagagaagtgtgaggtggtgcattttggcagAAGGAATAGGGAGAGGAAATATAGACTTAATGTTTCAGTTCTGAAGAGTTTTCAGggttagagggacctgggggttcatgtcaatcgatctttgaaggtggcagaccatactgagagtagttagcaaagcatatgagatcttgggcttcataaatagaggcaatgagtacaaaagcagggaagttatgctgaacctttataaagctctggttaggccacaactagggtattgtgtccagttctggtcaccatattttaggaagaatgtgaagatatttgagagggtgcagaggagaattaccagaatGGCTCCAGTGATGAGGGATTTAGCCAGAAGTTTAGCTTGCAGAAGCTTGTGTTGTACCCCTTGGAGCAAAGgacgttgaggggagatttgatagtggtgtacaagattatgacgggtttggataaggtagacagagaaaggttGTTCCCatcagctgatggtacaaggactagggggcacacatttaaggttttgggcaagagatacaggggggataTGAGGAAGAATCTTTTTAcctagcgagtggtaatgacctggaactcctgcctacgagggtggtggaagcggagacgatcaatgatttcaaaaggatatCGGACAGGTACTtgtgggaaataaacttgcagagctacggggatagagcgggcgaatgggactgattggattgatctacagagagccagcatggactcgatgggccgaatggcctccttctgtgccgtcatGATTCTATTACTCTATTTGTCAAAGGGAGCAGCATTTGTGCTTTGTGCCATTAGATACATAACTCAACAACTGTTTGTGGTAACTATATGTAATTATTTCTGACATTAATCATTAACCAGAACATGGTTTCGTGATTATTCTCTTCTAAATCTTTAAATGCTCAATAAAGATGTTTTTATCTCAGAAATATGAATAATCTCCTTCACAATGGGTTAAGGGTTTCGAAGGGGTAATTCTTGACTTTAAGGCATAAGGTAAAACGGGTAGTAAATGGGCTGCTGAGCCACCATCACACactttacacaaacacacaaagtcaACATGCAATGGGGCAATTGAGACTTTGTGCCAGAGTATAAAATAGGTGATAGTGAATTGTCAGCTTGTTTAATATCACCCGATTATTGTTTGTATTGAAGTAAATGTAGCACAAAGTCACATTTATCCCCAGTGGATGTAGCGACAATGCAAAACTCATTAACATTTAGCGATGAGAGGAAAGGACACTGGGATGATCTTGATCCTGTGCAATGGTGTAAAACTGATGATGTTTGGAGCCATTTCCATTGGGATCAGACTACCCATGAATCTGCCTTCTCCTTCTATCTTTTGCAGCGAATGtattggcgattgtgatcctgaccCGGaggaagtgcggtctctccaaatgcatcacttattacctggtggccatggctgtATCGGATCTGATGGTTATTGTGACGAGTGTGATACTGAATCGAATATTTAGCGTGTATTTTCCAGCCAGCTTCCTGTCCATCACTCCGGTGTGCTGTCTCAAGACTGTCCTACTTTATGCCACCAAAGACAGTTCTGTCTGGCTAACAGTCGCGTTCACCTTTGATCGGTGTgtcgccatttgttgtcagaagctgaaaaccaaatactGCActgagagaacggcggctgtggtaATCGGAGTGGTCTGTACACTGAGCTGTTTACGAAGCATCCCCTGGTACTTTGCATTTACCCCTTTGTATGTTTTTAACAATGTTCCCTGGTACTGCAACTTCAAATCTGACTTCTATACTTCACCTCCATGGATAGCGTTTGCGATGGTTAACCTTGTCGGAACCCCTTTTCTTCCAATATTTTTGATTTTACTGTTTAATGCATTGATTGTAAGACATATTTTAGTGTCCAGTCGAATCAGAAGGGCACTCCTAGGCAAGAAAATTGCTGAATGCGGCAATGATCCTGAGATGGAAAACCGAAGGCAATCCATCATTTTGCTCCTTGCAATATCCGCCAATTTCATACTCTTGTGGTTGACATTTGTAGCACATTTCATCTTTGCTCGAATCAATGCCTCTTATATTTACAGCACATCCAGCCCCATGTTTGTCTTTGCAGAAGCCGGATATGTGCTTCTCCTTTTGAGCTGCTCcacaaacacttgcatttacgcAGTGATCCAGGTTAAATTCAGAGAGGAGATGAAATACATCATCATATATCCGTTGAGACAAATTGTTAAATTATTTAAACCGTAAGAGGTTAGACAAGCACGtgagagaagtgaatagagggttatgctgatggatttagatgaggaaggacgggaggaggctcgagtggagcataagcgtcagcatggtctggttgggccgaatggcctgtttctgtgccatatatccgatgtaatcccatGTAAGTCCTCTGAAATAAATAGGGAACAGATCGGACAGTGAGTTGAACAGACTGCAATTTACTATTTGTTTTCCTTTCTTCCTGATTGAACCATTCCCTTCTTTTTTATGCTTACATAATTTGATGTGCTTGCATACTTTGGTTGATTCTCTGTCTGGGATTGTGGCAGAAATACAATGATCCCTGATTACTGTAATGTGGTTACATGAGGTTGGACACCAGATTCATTCGCTCAAGTCATGTCCCAGCTGAACTTGCCTGATTTGTTGCTAAGCCATGTTGCTTTTTCGCTAGATTGTTAGTTGAAATAAAACCATGTTATCTGACTATTccactaatatctccaagtttgcagatgacactaaacttggtggcagtgtgagctgtgaggaggacattaagaggctccaggatgacttggacaggttaggcgagtgggcaaatacatggcagatgcagtataatgtggataaatgtgaggttatccactttgggggcaaaaacacgaaggcagaatattatctgaatggcggcagattaggaaaagaggaggtgcagcgagacctgggtgtcatggttcatcagtcattgaaagttggcatgcagttcagcaggcggtgaaggcggcaaatggtatgttggccttcatagcaaggggatttgagtataggagcagggaagatttgttgcagttgtccagggccttggtgaggccccacctggaatattgtgttcagttttggtcacctaatctgaggaaggacattcttgctattgagggagtgcagcgaaggttcaccagactgattcccgggatggctggacggacatacgaggagagactggatcaactgggcctttattcactggagtttagaaggatgagaggggatctcatagaaacgtataagattctgactggactggacatgctagatgcgagaagaatgttcccgatgttggggaagtccagaaccaggggacacagtcttaggataaggggcaggctgtttaagactgagatgaggagaaacttcttcactcaaagttgttaacctgtggaattccctgccgcagagagttgttgacgccagttcattggatatattcaagagggagttcgatatggcccttacggctaaagggatcaaggggtatggagagaaagcaggaaaggggtactgagggaatgatcagccatgatcttattgaatggtggtgcaggctcgaagggccgaatggccgactcctgcacctattttctatgtttctatgtttcagtgtcaCACCGGGGACATCAGATAAATTAACACTGGGGATGAACACTGGGCCTTCCCGCTCTGCCTGGGGCTCAGTATCACACCGGGGAGATCAGATACCAGTACCAAAGTCACCACAGATCTTTCAAGAAGCCTGGGCTCTCCCTGCTCTATGTGGGATTCAGTGCCACACAGGCTGTCACCAGCCCGGCAGCACAGGACGGTGATGTTGCTCTGCAGTGTGGTCTGCAGAGCAACATCAGGCATCAGCTAACAGTATAGGCTGGGAATGAAGCCAAGGCTCTTTCTGCTCTGTGTGTGGCTCAGTGCCACGCTGGCTAGGAACAGATAATTCAATACAAGTCACAGATTGAGCCATGGCCCTTGCTGCTCTGTGTAGCTCAGTGCCACACCGGGAACAGATAATTCGATACAAGTCACAGATTGAGCCATGGCCTTCCTGCTCTGTGGGTGGCTCAGTGCCATGCCGGGAACAGATAATTCAATACAAGTCACAGATTGAGCCATGGCCCTTGCTGCTCTGTGTAGCTCAGTGCCACACCGGGAACAGATAATTCGATACAAGTCACAGATTGAGCCATGGCCCTTGCTGCTCTGTGGGTGGCTCAGTGCCATGCCGGGATGAGATGAGCTATCAGCAAAGGTGGCGGATGGAACTAGGGCCCTTTCAGCTTGGTGCGGGGCTCAATAACACAGTGTCTGAGATTGGGGAACTTAACATGGGACAAGGATGGAGCCAGGTCCCACCTGGCTCCATGTTAGGCTCATTACCTCGTATTGTGATCAGGTAACAGCAACCGGCAGTGATGGAGCCAGTGCCCACCCTGCTCGGTGTGGGACTgattaccacactgggtgatatcagataactcagcacagtCCGGGGTGGAACGTCGCCCCTTCCTGCTCTGTATGTGACTCAGTACCAGGCCGGTTGAGATCAGTTAATCCAACACATGCCGGAGATGGAGCATGGGCCCTTCCTGCTCTGTGTGTCAGTAATTAAACAAGTATTTTACAGCTACACTGCACAATGTAATGCACATTTTTTGATGACAAAAGCTTACTTACTCATTGGTGGTGCGCCTGAATATTAccttgtgacatagaaacatagaaacatagaaaataggtgcaggagtaggccattcagcccttctagcctgcaccgccattcaatgagttcatggttgaacatgcaacttcagtattgcAAATAAACTCTGTTATCTTCAACTTCTGGGTGAGTTTGTTTCTTTCCGGTGTCCGAAGTCACTGATTACACAAACTGAAACGTGTGTCCTCAATATCCTTATAAGCAAAACCGAGAAAGCCATGTAAATAGCAGCAACCAAGGGCTGCATTCCTTCTATAACTAAAATAACATGCTCAATGTGCTCAGGACAGATCGATCTCTGTGGATGGTGTGAGGACATTGCCTATGAATATATGATTTTGCTACACAAACGAACAACGCTCATGCCCCATAGATTGGTTCATTACAGTTATCTAGCAGAGGAATTTCATCTCCTGTCACTCCACGATCAGAGGGACATTGTTATTATTGATTACAGCATTCGTGTGGCGAGGACACTCTGGGTGTATGCACTGACAGGCCAACCCTTCCAGTTCTCAGGTGTAGTGTCAACTGGGAGATAATCGTGTTGTTTTCTGATGGAAAGCTGTACCGTACACACAGAACTAATCCCATACGGTGAGCAGTGGGGTGTTGATTTAATGTAATTCTTATCTTGGTATATGGTTCATTAAATCAAGCAGTGGTGATGTCAATGTGCCTAGACTGCTTCCATTTGGCTTGTATAATTAAGTTAGTTAATTTTCTTATGATGGGAGGTTAAACCAGAAATACCTGTCCATTGGCCTATTGAGTCTGTGCTGGTAAAGTATAGCGTGGTTTCAGCTGGACAAAGAGCAGGGAGTTTACCTCTGGTCCATCTTGGTTTCTGCCACTTGTGCACGAGCAACTCTCACTCATACCTTAGAGGGAACCTTAGCCTTGAATCTTACCAAGTCTCCCATAAGGTAAGTGACCGAGGTGTGTTCGTGTCAAGGATAGTGTGGAAGCCATGACAGGCAATGGCCGACTGTATGAGTACACATTTTCAGTAATTATGTTCAGAAATGTTAAGCACGGTGATGGGTTTACACATATGTAGAGCTCCAACAAAACAAAGCAAGTCTTGTTCAAAAAAGCAGAAGTTGTGATACGGTTATAGCAGAAGTACTTTTTCTCCGTCCTGTGCTTTTGATCTTTGTGTTGACAATCGCATTATCCTTAATAACATGGACGTACTGTAATAAAGTCTTGCTGCTAGTTCACAGAACTGTGACATGTCCAGCCTGGTAATTGCATCATAAGCCAGTAGTGAATTCTCTTTGTTTA contains:
- the LOC139253253 gene encoding probable G-protein coupled receptor 139, which produces MHEPISGQVYATFYLILGAVGVPANVLAIVILTRRKCGLSKCITYYLVAMAVSDLMVIVTSVILNRIFSVYFPASFLSITPVCCLKTVLLYATKDSSVWLTVAFTFDRCVAICCQKLKTKYCTERTAAVVIGVVCTLSCLRSIPWYFAFTPLYVFNNVPWYCNFKSDFYTSPPWIAFAMVNLVGTPFLPIFLILLFNALIVRHILVSSRIRRALLGKKIAECGNDPEMENRRQSIILLLAISANFILLWLTFVAHFIFARINASYIYSTSSPMFVFAEAGYVLLLLSCSTNTCIYAVIQVKFREEMKYIIIYPLRQIVKLFKP